From the Micromonospora echinofusca genome, the window GCGGGACGGACCCGACAGGCGAAAGGTTGCCGATGCCCGACGACGCCCCCACCTTGGACCTGCTGGCGCTGCTGCCGGAGGACTGGCGTGCCGTGCTCACCCCGCACCTCGATCCGGCGCGCACGGCCGCCCTGGCCGAGTTCGTCGCGGGGGAGTACGCGACCCGCACCGTCTTCCCGCCGGTCGAGGACCTCTTCTCGGCCTACCGGCTGTGCGCGCCGGCCGACTGCCGGGTGCTGATCCTCGGGCAGGATCCCTACCACAAGGCGGGGCAGGCGCACGGGCTCAGCTTCAGCGTGCGCGAGGGCGTGAGCGTGCCGCCCTCGCTGCGCAACGTCTTCAAGGAGCTGGGCGAGGACCTCGGCGTGCCGAAGCCGCGCGGCGGCAACCTCAGCGGCTGGGCGGCGCAGGGCGTGCTGCTGCTCAACGCGGTCCTCACCGTCCGCGAGGCGACGCCCGGCTCGCACGCCAACCGGGGCTGGGAGGAGTTCACCGACGCCACCATCCGGGCGCTCGACGCGATGGACTCCCGGGTGGTCTTCCTGCTCTGGGGCGGCTACGCGCGCAAGAAGGCCGCCCTGGTCACCAACCCGCAGCACGTGGTGCTGGAGGCCGGGCACCCCAGCCCGATGAACCCGCGTGGCTTCCTCGGCAGCCGCCCGTTCAGCGCCGCCAACAAGGCGCTCGCCGACGCCGGCCTGCCCACGGTCGACTGGGAACGCTCAGCCGGCTGACGACGGGCCGGCACCCGGTCGGCTCCCGCCCTCCGTCGGCGGGTGCTGACCGCCCGGCGGGTGCTCACCGCCGCCGTCGCGGTAACGGCGCAGCAGCTCGGCGGCGCCCGGATCGGCCAACTCCAGCTCGACGAGCGGTACCACCGGGTAGCCGCGTCCGCCGTGGCGTACCTCGACGGCCTCCGGTAGCTCGTCGCACATCGTCGCCCGGAGCTCGCCGTACCGGGTCTGCCACCGGTGCTCGCCGGGCTCCTCGGGTTCGAGCCGCAGCCCACCGAACTCGCCCCAGCGCTCGTTCCACCGCTGCCCGTATGCCGCGTCCAACCAGGCGGTGAACCGGGTCGAGTCACGCCAGCGGACCGCGATCTCCAGGGCGTCGACCGGTAGGGGCGCGCCCTGGAGCAGCGCGGCCGTGCCGCCCGTGAGCACGTACGGCAGGTCGCCGAGTTTGTCCAGGAACCGGTCCAGCCCGAGGGCGTCGACCCGGTCGGCGAGCGGCTGGGCGGCCAGCTCGGCGATCTGGGCGTCCAGATGCGCGTCGAGCGGTTCCACCGCGACGGTCAGCTGGACGTCCATCGCGGCGAGCAGCCGCTCCAGCACCAGCACGCTCGGCGTGCGGTCGCCGCGTTCGATGCGCGCGACCGAGGCCTGGCTGACGCCTGCCAGCTCGGCCAGTTGTCGTTGGCTGAGCTTGCTCAACTCGCGCTGACGCCGGACGGCGCGGCCGAACAGGGAGACGAGGCGGCTGGTCGACATCCCGACATGATGAACCATGTCCTCCCGGGTGCGATACCTCTCAGGCATTTTTATGACAAGGAGGTATCACACTCGCTGGGATCGTCGGTGGGGAGTCCCTGGAAGACGACCGTCGGTGGAGCCTTCCGCGCGAGCCTGAGCCGCGCGAGCCTGAGCCGCGCGACCGGGCTCTACCCGCGCGCCCAACCCGGCCGCCAGCGGTGGTGACTTCCGGCGGCACCGGCGACGACCTGTCCGGCAGGTGCCGTCGGACAGGCCCGGAACGAGGTGTCCACCGGAATACCGTCGCCGGCAAACAAACCCTGGCGCCGGCGTATCCCAGCGTCGGCAAACCCGAGCGCCGCATGGCCGGACGCCGGCACGTCCGAGCGCCGGCACGTCCGAGGGCCGGCTGGTGCGCGTGCCGGCTGGTGCGCGTGCCGGCACACCGGGGGATGGGGAAGGGCGTCACCGGGGGTGACGAAGGGGCGGCTAGGCTGGCTCACCGTGCTGGTACTGGTGGTGGACAGCTCGACGCCTGCGGTGACCGCAGCGTTGGTGGAGGTCGCGGCGGACGGCGTGACGACCCGCGCGCACCGCTGCACGGTCGACGCCCGCGCCCACGGCGAACTGCTCGCGCCGCAGGTCGACGCCGTGCTCACCGAGGCCGGTGCCCGTCCCGCCGACCTGGGCGCGATCGTCGCCGGGCTCGGCCCCGGCCCGTTCACCGGGCTGCGGGTGGGGCTGGTCACCGCCGCCACCATCGGCCAGGTGCTGGGCGTCCCGACGTACGGCGTCTGCTCGCTGGACGCCATCGGCCACCCGGCGGCCGCCGGCGAGCCGGTGCTGGCGGCGAGCGACGCGCGCCGCCGGGAGATCTACTGGGCGGTGTACGACGGCG encodes:
- the ung gene encoding uracil-DNA glycosylase — translated: MPDDAPTLDLLALLPEDWRAVLTPHLDPARTAALAEFVAGEYATRTVFPPVEDLFSAYRLCAPADCRVLILGQDPYHKAGQAHGLSFSVREGVSVPPSLRNVFKELGEDLGVPKPRGGNLSGWAAQGVLLLNAVLTVREATPGSHANRGWEEFTDATIRALDAMDSRVVFLLWGGYARKKAALVTNPQHVVLEAGHPSPMNPRGFLGSRPFSAANKALADAGLPTVDWERSAG
- a CDS encoding helix-turn-helix domain-containing protein, coding for MSTSRLVSLFGRAVRRQRELSKLSQRQLAELAGVSQASVARIERGDRTPSVLVLERLLAAMDVQLTVAVEPLDAHLDAQIAELAAQPLADRVDALGLDRFLDKLGDLPYVLTGGTAALLQGAPLPVDALEIAVRWRDSTRFTAWLDAAYGQRWNERWGEFGGLRLEPEEPGEHRWQTRYGELRATMCDELPEAVEVRHGGRGYPVVPLVELELADPGAAELLRRYRDGGGEHPPGGQHPPTEGGSRPGAGPSSAG
- the tsaB gene encoding tRNA (adenosine(37)-N6)-threonylcarbamoyltransferase complex dimerization subunit type 1 TsaB, whose protein sequence is MLVLVVDSSTPAVTAALVEVAADGVTTRAHRCTVDARAHGELLAPQVDAVLTEAGARPADLGAIVAGLGPGPFTGLRVGLVTAATIGQVLGVPTYGVCSLDAIGHPAAAGEPVLAASDARRREIYWAVYDGAGQRIVGPEVSVPAVAAERARGLAVTAAVGDGAHRYADALGLPVRDEPRYPDAAVLATLAGERIRAGAPSEALTPLYLRRPDAVAATARKPVLP